GCTTGATATCCGCACGCCGCCGAGCCCCGACGCGCTTAAGGAGTCAATCCCCCGCGCGATCGAAGAGGGCGCCAGCCGGATCGTTGTGGCCGGCGGCGACGGCACCCTCAACGCTGCGGTCGATGCGCTAATGGGAGCAGGCTTGGGCGGACAGGCATCGCTCGGGCTCTTGCCGCTCGGTACAGCGAACGACTTCGCGAAGAGTGCCCGCATCCCCGCGGGCGACCTGGCCGAAGCACTTGCTCTCGCCTGTGTCGGCCAAGCGACTGCGATCGACGTCGGACACGTGAACGGACGCTATTTCGTGAATACGGCCAGCCTCGGCTTCGGGGCGCAGGTCACGGCGACCACGCCGCAGGACATGAAAAAGCTCTTGGGCGGCACGGCCTATTCCATCATGGGACTCGTACGCGCGTTCCAAGCGGAGCCCCACGAGGGACGACTTACGCTGCCGGGCGGCGAGACGATCGAGACGCGATTCTTGATCATGGTGGTCGGCAACGGCCGTTTCGCAGGCGGCGGGTTTGACGTGGCCCCACGGGCCAGTCTGACCGATGGCCTACTCGATATTGCGTTGATCACCGATACGGCTACCGAGTCGATCGGCACTCTGCTGGATGAGCTAAGTGATCCGGCCCACCCCGAGAACGAGCACGTCTACTATCGGCAAGTCCCCGGCTTCACGCTCGAAACAACGAACCCGCTCCACGTCACGCTGGATGGGGAGCCCACCACCGGATCCCGGTTCGAATTTCGATGCAGCCCTCAGGCCCTGTCCATGGTCTTGGGCGCAGACTCTCTGACCGCCAAGGAGACGCCAGCTTGAGGAAAGTGGACGTCGCCCCCATCCCGACGCTGGCCGACAAGGGCCGACACCGAGACCTGGAACATCACCATGCACCGCACGTTGACGACGGCATGCAATGTTTTGATGATAGCGGTCAGTTAGAGTGGTTCGAGTCGGCGTAGGCTCTCTGTGCGCAATAGCTCTATTGTCGCGATGGCGGCGGTATCGCCAGTGGACGCCTGCCAATAGAATGCAAGAGTGTTAGGAGCACTGACTACCGATGGCTCATGTCTGCCCAAGCTGCAATGCGCCCCTCGCCGATGACGACAAATTCTGCAGCGAGTGCGGCAGAGAGCTCGACGCCTTTCTGGAGCTCCCTGACGGTTCGCGCCCGGTGGCGCGCCGGCCGAACCTGTACCGGGACGCCATCGTCTTTTTCGTTCTAGCGGCCATCAGCACGCTCGTAGCGGACTTCATCGAAGTTAATCTGGCGCTGAGAGCGACCTGGGACATCACGTCGACGCCGTCGCTCTACCTCGTCTATTCGTTGCTTGCGATGGGCGTTTTCGTCATCCTCTATATCCTCTGGGGGCGCATTTTCCGGGGTGCGGGAGCGGGCTATTCCGGCCGCCGGCTGCTCGTGCAATTGATCTGCCTTGGGCTGGGCATGGCGGTCTTGTTCTACGGCCCGATCACCGATGCGATCTACGAATTGACCGACCCGGAGGGACCAATCTGGGTCCAGTTCGATCTTCTGAATGCCTTGCTGGCCACACTGCTGTATGCGGCCTATCTCGCGTTCACCTTGAGGCGCGCCGACTGACGGCGACACGAAGCCGGCCCCAGCCGGTGACGAGACGTTCGAGCTTTGTCCGGGCCTCGCCGGACTTGGCGGTTTCCGCTGGATTTGGCTGAAAAGCACCCGCGGGCGCGGATTCAGCCCCGCAGATGGACTCGCCTGCCGTCAATCTTCCTCATTGTCGTGGCTGAACGTCAGCCGATAAAACCTGTTCTGGAACTCCCAGGGAGCTTCCAGCCGCTTTTCGCCGAGGAGACCCGTCGACCGTGCCAAGCTTGGGGCCACTGCCAAAAATCTTACGAATGCTGACGGTTTCCGGTCTTCTCCTGGCGCCGCTGGGCTTGGCGTGCGCTCACGCCCAGGATGCACAAGTCGCGCCCGCTGCCGAAACACCCGCTACCGAAGCACCCGCTACCGAAGCACCCGCTACCGAAGCACCCGCTACCGAAGCACCCGCTACCGAAGCGGGTACCACCGAGCCGGGGCCGCAGAAGCCGGAGCCGCAGAAACGGTGCCAGCCGAAGCTGCCGCTACCGATCCGGATGTTCTGGCCTTCAGCGAAAAGCTCGACAGATGGCGCGCCAAGATCCAGGCCGCGGAACGAGAAATTGCCGATTCTGCAACGACCGACGAGGACCTCCGGAACATCCCGGACGAACTCGAGGAACTGCGCCAAACGATCATCGACCGTCGCGCGAAACTCCGGCCGAGTTTGGAAGACCGGCGGGAGCGGCTGGCAAAGCTCGGCCCCGCGCCTAAAGACGACGCTCCAAGGGAAAGCGACGAGATCGCTGAGCAAAGA
The DNA window shown above is from Methyloceanibacter stevinii and carries:
- a CDS encoding YegS/Rv2252/BmrU family lipid kinase; the protein is MPIERPGACLLAREEILSRLDVAAAVEEVRRSSVALDIRTPPSPDALKESIPRAIEEGASRIVVAGGDGTLNAAVDALMGAGLGGQASLGLLPLGTANDFAKSARIPAGDLAEALALACVGQATAIDVGHVNGRYFVNTASLGFGAQVTATTPQDMKKLLGGTAYSIMGLVRAFQAEPHEGRLTLPGGETIETRFLIMVVGNGRFAGGGFDVAPRASLTDGLLDIALITDTATESIGTLLDELSDPAHPENEHVYYRQVPGFTLETTNPLHVTLDGEPTTGSRFEFRCSPQALSMVLGADSLTAKETPA
- a CDS encoding zinc ribbon domain-containing protein, which produces MAHVCPSCNAPLADDDKFCSECGRELDAFLELPDGSRPVARRPNLYRDAIVFFVLAAISTLVADFIEVNLALRATWDITSTPSLYLVYSLLAMGVFVILYILWGRIFRGAGAGYSGRRLLVQLICLGLGMAVLFYGPITDAIYELTDPEGPIWVQFDLLNALLATLLYAAYLAFTLRRAD